A DNA window from Leopardus geoffroyi isolate Oge1 chromosome A1, O.geoffroyi_Oge1_pat1.0, whole genome shotgun sequence contains the following coding sequences:
- the LOC123581491 gene encoding LOW QUALITY PROTEIN: uncharacterized protein LOC123581491 (The sequence of the model RefSeq protein was modified relative to this genomic sequence to represent the inferred CDS: substituted 2 bases at 2 genomic stop codons) — MGQTQSTPLSLLLANFRDVKARGHSLSLDIHKRKLITYCRSEWPTFGVNWPTEGTFCLSVVLKVKSKIFLPGKEGHSDQIPYILVWQDLVENPPPWMASSLIAESCQILAAKSINPPKPPTPAYWPFSTSDLYNWKTQNARFADNPKDLISLLDSVMFTHQPTWDDCQQLLRILFTTEERERIQLEARKLVPGDDGQPTANLDLINAAFPLTRPPQDGWDYNTAEGRGRLRIYRQTLMAGLRAAARKPTNLAKVYSIIQGKTESPAAYLERLMETFRQYTPMNPEAPENQAAVVMAFVNQAATDIKKKLQKLEDLEGKQIQDLLRIAQRVYNNRETPEDRQLKATEKMTKVLATVVQKPLDKHKPLDKDQCAYCKEKGHWARECPKKKKPHYGQKPWQPKTTPVLFTQDAEXGGRGSDPLPEPRVTLQVEGNPVQFLVDTGAQHSVLIRPHGKISEKSSWVQGATGIKKYPWTTQRTVDLGNGKVTHSFLVIPDSPCPLLGRDLLTKMGAQIHFTPGGPQVTGPHNQPITILTLRLEDEYRLHQGPPSQSQNIEPWLQRFPEAWAETGGMGLAKHRPALFIELKPGADPVRVRQYPMSMEAKNGITPHIRRLLDLGILRPCHSAWNTPLLPVRKPNSADYRPVQDLREVNRRVMDIHPTVPNPYTLLSALSPEKQWYTVLDLKDAFFSLPLAPKSQELFAFEWSDPERGINGQLTWTRLPQGFKNSPTLFDEALHEDLGEYRNQNPEVTLLQYVDDLLIAAETAEACLQGTKNLLRTLGALGYRASAKKAQICRSEVTYLGYLLRKGQRWLTDARKETVLRIPRPTTRRQVREFLGSAGFCRLWIPRFAEMAKPLYLVTREQAPFEWTEETERAFQQIKLALLSAPALGLPDISKPFHLFVDENKGVAKAVLTQLLGPWPRPVAYLSKRLDPVAAGWPPCLRMIAATALMVKDADKLTMGQELHITTPHAIEGVLKQPPDRWISNARLVHYQGLLLNPLRIIYAPTRTLNPASLLPDPDLDTPLHDCTEILAQVHGAREDLQDHPLPDAEVTWFTDGSSFIHQGQRYAGAAVTTETETVWAEPLPAGTSAQXAELVALTKALTLGKDKRLNVYTDSRYAFAMAHIHGAIYRERGLLTAEGKTIKNKEEILALLKALWLPKRLAIIHCPGHQKPITPVARGNNLADQVAREVALQVDCALMTTLPDPGPASLPESPTYTKKDLDWIQKLPMTQCLNGWWRAADCSIILPEEMGNKVLSKMHRATHMGTRKMQDLIRHARITIKDSRTKIEQIVTSCKACQLTNATNHGKNPGSRTRGTRPGAYWEVDFTEVKPGKYGYKYLLVFIDTFSGWTEAFPTKHETAQIVAKKMLEDIMPRYGFPTLIGSDNGPAFISKVIQGIVQFIGADWKLHCAYRPQSSGQVERMNRTLKETLTKLTMETGANWVVLLPYALFRVRNSPYKLGLTPFEIMYGVPPPIIPNLQSNVLTEFDDHELLISLRELQHTHQEVWPRLRAIYENGPPPEPHHYRPGDWVYVRRHQQETLQPRWKGPYIVILTTPTALKVDGIATWIHYTHAR, encoded by the exons atgggccaaacgcagagcacccctctctccctccttctcgccaacttcagggacgtaaaagctagaggacacagcttaagcctagacattcacaaaaggaagttgattacctattgccgctctgaatggcccacctttggggttaattggcctacagagggaaccttctgcctctctgtggtccttaaagtaaaatcaaaaattttcctaccagggaaagaaggtcactcggatcagattccctatattctggtgtggcaagatttagtagaaaaccctcctccttggatggcctcttcctTAATAGCAGAGTCATGCCAAATCCTGGCGGCTAAATCCATCAACCctcccaagccgccaactccagct tactggcccttctctactagtgacctatataactggaaaacccagaatgcccgatttgctgacaaccctaaagatttaataagtctcttagacagcgttatgtttactcaccaacccacctgggatgattgtcagcagctcctccgaatcctgttcactaccgaggagcgagaaagaattcaattggaagcaagaaagctggttcctggagatgacggccaacccactgctaaccttgatctcattaacgcagcttttcccttgacccgacccccacaggatggctgggactacaacacggcagaaggtaggggacggctgcgcatttatcgccagactctaatggcgggtctccgggctgctgcacgcaagcccactaatttggcaaaagtgtattcaataatacaaggtaagacagagagccctgccgcttatttagaaagattaatggaaaccttcagacagtatacccccatgaaccccgaggcccccgaaaatcaagctgctgttgtaatggcctttgtaaatcaagcagccactgatattaaaaagaaactccagaagctagaggacctggagggaaaacagattcaggacttactccgtattgcccagcgtgtctataataatagagagactccagaggacaggcaacttaaagccaccgagaaaatgaccaaagtcctggctactgttgtccaaaagcccctggataaacacaagcccctagataaggaccaatgcgcctattgcaaagaaaaaggccactgggcccgagaatgccctaaaaagaaaaagccacattatggtcaaaaaccgtggcagccaaaaacTACACCTGtcctcttcactcaagatgcagaataggggggacggggttcggatcccctccccgaacctagggtaacgctacaagtggaggggaacccagttcaattcttagttgacacaggggcacaacattcggtcttgatcagaccccatggaaaaatttctgaaaaatcttcctgggtccaaggggctactggaataaaaaaatatccctggaccacccagagaactgtggacctaggaaatggaaaggtcacccattccttcctagtcatccctgacagcccgtgccccttattaggaagagacttactcactaaaatgggggcccagattcattttacgccaggaggcccccaagtgactggcccgcacaaccaacccattaccatacttactctaagattagaagatgaatatcgactccatcaagggccaccctcacaaagtcaaaacatagagccctggctccagcggtttccagaagcatgggctgaaaccgggggtatggggttggctaaacatcgcccagctctattcatagagctgaaaccgggggcagatccagttcgggtccgacaatacccgatgtcaatggaggccaaaaatggcatcacaccacatatccgtcgcctcctagacttaggcatcttgcggccctgccattcagcctggaacacccccctgctgcccgtacgaaaacctaacagtgcagactaccgtccggtacaagacctgagagaagttaaccgccgagtcatggacatacacccaacagtacccaacccctataccctcctaagtgccctcagcccagaaaaacaatggtatacggtccttgatttaaaagatgcttttttcagcctgcctctggcccccaaaagccaggagctcttcgccttcgagtggtccgaccctgagagaggcataaatgggcaactcacctggacccggctcccccaaggatttaaaaactcacccaccttgttcgatgaggcactccacgaggatctgggtgagtaccggAATCAAAACCCCGAAGTGACTCTCTTACAGTACGTTGATGATCTTTTAATCGCCGCTGAGACTGCCGaagcttgcttgcaaggcaccaaaaatctcctccggacacttggtgccctggggtaccgggcttcagcaaagaaagcccaaatttgcagatccgaggtaacctacttgggCTATCTGTTAAGGAAAGGCcaacgatggctcactgatgcacggaaggaaaccgttctccgcatcccccgacccacAACCCGAAGGCAGGTAAGAGAGTTTCTGGGATCAGCCGGGTTCTGCCGCCTGTGGATACCTCGGTTCGCCGAGATGGCTAAGCCTCTTTACTTGGTCACCCGAGAACAggcgccctttgagtggacagaggaaactgagcgggctttccagcaaattaaactcgccctgttgtcggcaccagccttagggctccccgatatctccaaaccctttcatctcttcgtagatgaaaataaaggggtagccaaagcagtgctgacgcaactccttggcccatggcccaggcccgTTGCCTATCTTTCGaaaagactggacccagtagcggctggctggcccccttgcctccgtatgatcgctgctacagctctaatggtaaaggatgctgataagttaactatgggacaagagttacatatcacaacccctcatgccatcgagggagtcctcaaacaacctcctgaccgatggattagtaacgcccgactggttcactaccagggactattattaaatcccctcagaatcatttatgctcccacccgaacactaaaccctgcctccctgttaccagacccggatttagatacccctctccatgactgcactgagatattggcacaggttcatggagctcgggaagatttacaggatcatccgCTGCCGgacgccgaagttacctggttcactgacggcagcagctttatacatcagggtcaaaggtacgcgggggcagcagtcacaactgaaactgagactgtttgggcagagcctttgccagctggcacctctgcccaatgagctgaacttgtggccttaaccaaggcactgactttgggaaaagataagagactaaatgtgtacaccgatagcagatatgcttttgctatggcccacatacatggagctatatacagagagaggggactgttaactgcagaggggaaaaccatcaaaaacaaagaagaaatattggctcttttaaaggcactctggctgcctaaacgactagccatcatacattgcccaggccaccaaaaaccgatcacaccggtggccagaggaaataatctggctgaccaggtggcccgagaggtggccttacaggtggactgtgctttaatgaccaccctaccagaccccggtccagctagtttaccagaaagtcccacctacactaaaaaagacctagactggatccaaaaattgcctatgactcagtgccttaacggatggtggagagcagcagactgtagcataatcctcccagaggaaatgggaaataaagttttatccaagatgcaccgagccactcatatgggcacgagaaaaatgcaagacttaataagacatgctaggatcaccatcaaagactctaggacaaaaatcgaacagatagttactagctgtaaagcttgccaactaactaacgccaccaaccacgggaaaaaccctggctcaagaactcgcggaaccaggccgggagcctattgggaagtagacttcaccgaggtaaagcctggaaaatatggatacaaatatctgctagtgtttatagataccttttcaggatggacagaggccttccccaccaagcatgagactgcgcagatagtagcaaagaaaatgttggaagacatcatgcccaggtacggattccctaccctaataggatcagacaacggaccagcattcatttcaaaggtaatacaagggatagtgcagtttattggggccgattggaaactacattgtgcatatagaccccaaagttcaggacaggtagaaagaatgaatagaaccctaaaagagaccctaaccaaattgaccatggagactggcgctaactgggtagtcttactcccctacgctctgttcagggtgcggaattccccttacaaacttggattaaccccctttgaaatcatgtatggagtgcccccccctataattcccaacctacagtctaatgtgttaactgaatttgatgatcatgaacttcttatttccctgagggaactccagcacacccaccaggaagtttggcccagattgagagccatttatgagaacgggccccctcctgagccgcatcactaccgacccggagattgggtatatgtgcggagacaccagcaagagaccctccaaccacggtggaagggaccctacattgtgatcctaaccacacccactgctctcaaagtcgacgggattgctacctggatccattacacccacgcccga
- the STARD4 gene encoding stAR-related lipid transfer protein 4, with the protein MEGLPDAAVFATRLKNTLIQYHSIEDDKWRVAKKMKDVTIWRKPSEEFNGYLFKAQGVIDDIVNSVIDHIRPGPCRLDWDSLMTSMDILEHFEENCCVMRYTTAGQLWNIISPREFVDFSYTVGYEEGLLSCGVSLDWSEKRPEFIRGYNHPCGWFCVPLKDNPHQSLLTGYIQTDLRGMIPQSAVNTAMASTLINFYGDLQKALQKA; encoded by the exons atggaaggccTGCCTGATGCTGCTGTCTTTGCAACTAGACTTAAAAACACTCTCATCCAATATCATAGCATTGAAGACGATAAGTGGCGAGTTGCCAAGAAAAtg aaagatGTAACAATTTGGAGAAAACCTTCAGAAGAATTTAATGGATACCT TTTCAAAGCCCAAGGTGTTATAGATGACATCGTCAATAGTGTAATAGACCATATACGCCCCGGTCCCTGTCGCTTGGATTGGGACAGCTTAATGACTTCAATGGATATTTTGGAACACTTTGAAGAG AATTGCTGTGTGATGCGTTATACTACTGCTGGCCAGCTTTGGAATATAATTTCCCCAAGAGAGTTTGTTGATTTCTCCTACACTGTGGGCTATGAAGAAGGGCTTCTATCCTGTG GGGTAAGTCTTGACTGGAGTGAAAAGAGACCAGAATTTATTCGTGGATATAACCATCCCTGTGGTTGGTTTTGTGTTCCGCTTAAAGACAATCCTCACCAGAGTCTTTTGACAGGCTATATTCAGACGGATCTGCGTGGGATGATTCCACAGTCTGCAGTCAACACAGCCATGGCAAGCACTTTAATCAACTTCTATGGTGATTTACAAAAAGCCTTACAAAAGGCATAA